CTTTTGGGGAGATATGGATATCCTCATTGAGAATGCTGCCAAAAAAATAGATAGTCCCCTTGGGCGTCAAACACTTGCTTTAATTATTAGTACAGCATCTAGCAACCCTCAATTTGCCCAAGTTTATTGGAAAAGATACATACAACTGCGACGCGAAGCATTTGCTAAAGTCCTAGAACGTGCCAAGTTTAGAGGTGAAATTCACTTAGATGCAGATATTGACCTAATTATTGACCTTGTAAGCGGGTCTTTATATTATGCACTTATTTTCAAACCCACAACAGAGCCAGTAGAAGCTTACATGCGCCGAACTATCGATATTCTTTTTAAAGGTATAGGTACGCGATCGCTGTCGTGATTACGGGTTTTTTTGGGGCTGCGATCGCTACTTAAAAAAGGCAAAAGGCAGGAAATAAAGAGGCACAACAGAGATGATCTCGTTGTGCCAAAGCATATAAAACTGCTATTGGTTCGCTCAAACCCTTATTTTTACGTTTTCGGCAGTGCCCACCGCAGGGTTAATTGAGTGCATAGCAGCCAATGGAGAATTGCTAGATTTTAACTTACTGGTTATACCATGCTTTTTGCCACTGTTGCATTTGGTTAATTTCTGTATCTTGTGCTTTGATAATTTCTTGAGCTAATTTCTTGATTTCAGGGCGTTTGGACTTTTTCAAGGCAT
Above is a window of Nostoc sp. UHCC 0702 DNA encoding:
- a CDS encoding TetR/AcrR family transcriptional regulator, whose product is MNKQIHSISGRPRSTHADQAIVQATLELLAEVGYQSMSIEAIASRAGVGKTTIYRRYTSKEEIVADAIESLREDISIPDTGSFWGDMDILIENAAKKIDSPLGRQTLALIISTASSNPQFAQVYWKRYIQLRREAFAKVLERAKFRGEIHLDADIDLIIDLVSGSLYYALIFKPTTEPVEAYMRRTIDILFKGIGTRSLS